The Fulvivirga ligni genome window below encodes:
- a CDS encoding PspC domain-containing protein translates to MKKNISINISGIIFHIEEDAYERLRDYLDSINKYFATFDGSQEIIADIESRIAEIFLSKLNEEKQIIIAEDVEALMATMGSIKDFQAVEDEEQDFSEENRTYERSSQSSSSSGWDDIGTKKLYRDSKRRVIGGVCAGIGHYFKIDPLWVRLLLIIVAIGSYGIFALAYIILWIVLPEKYDLKEDQKIKKMYRNPDGKVISGVSSGVATYFGVDAAVIRLIFIATTIAFGSGALIYIILWIILPEARSITDKVQMEGEPVTLHNIESNIKKSLNVEGSEENIFVKILLFPFRLIAAILNGLGKVLGPILTFIVEFIRVAVGVLFILTGVSTALSFVVLLGVSLGLYNWGVWLDVPIDPFLNLIPPYTALFGFFALAIPSVFLILLGSSVIAKRIIFSAATGWSLFALFVVSGILVSTSITEIAFEFKERGEREEEIVYDFEGKTAILELNEVGLDDYDETRLTIRGYEGANYKLEQTFRARGRSRQEAIENTKDVTYEVLKNDSTLIFDSSIQFDRKSVFHEQKLSMVLYIPYNQKFKVDDDLRHIIRNIPYVSGYSIYDGQDRTLMFDENGTLTCLDCPEEQVIPIEESGAKQNTVSDRDDSNFDKFYTFSSFNSIKVSSPFLVRIVKSDAYKVGVMAPEKDKEKTEVYVDEGQLYIAYEKDDKFDLHDFDRDDIRITIFSPGIESLEASSAAKIYMEGFEQPELAIDLSGASFAEFSDMHIQDLDLELSGASEAQISGNGDNLSAELKGASHLNADNYELKTADVVAKGASSAKVFVTQQLKKEENFASKVKYKGDPEVIEE, encoded by the coding sequence ATGAAAAAGAATATAAGCATAAATATAAGTGGGATAATATTTCACATAGAAGAAGATGCTTACGAGCGTCTGCGCGACTATCTTGATTCCATCAATAAATATTTTGCCACCTTCGACGGCAGCCAGGAAATTATAGCTGACATAGAAAGCAGAATAGCAGAGATATTTCTATCTAAACTTAACGAAGAAAAGCAGATCATCATAGCAGAAGATGTGGAGGCACTTATGGCCACCATGGGTAGCATCAAAGATTTCCAGGCTGTAGAAGATGAAGAGCAGGATTTCTCCGAAGAAAATAGAACTTATGAGAGATCATCTCAATCCAGCTCATCTAGCGGCTGGGATGATATTGGCACCAAAAAGCTTTACAGAGATTCCAAAAGAAGAGTAATTGGCGGAGTATGCGCTGGTATAGGCCATTATTTCAAAATCGATCCATTATGGGTAAGACTCTTGTTGATCATTGTGGCCATTGGTAGTTATGGTATTTTCGCATTGGCTTACATCATATTATGGATTGTACTGCCAGAAAAATATGATCTGAAGGAAGACCAGAAGATCAAAAAGATGTACCGAAACCCTGATGGCAAAGTCATTAGTGGTGTATCTTCCGGTGTGGCTACCTACTTTGGTGTGGATGCCGCTGTAATAAGATTGATTTTCATAGCTACTACTATTGCTTTTGGTTCCGGAGCACTTATCTATATTATATTATGGATTATCCTGCCTGAAGCCAGATCTATCACTGATAAAGTGCAAATGGAAGGTGAGCCTGTTACGCTGCATAACATAGAATCCAATATAAAAAAAAGCCTTAACGTAGAGGGTAGCGAGGAAAACATCTTTGTAAAGATACTACTGTTCCCTTTCAGGCTCATTGCAGCTATCTTGAATGGATTAGGAAAGGTATTGGGACCAATTCTCACTTTCATAGTAGAATTTATCAGAGTAGCAGTAGGTGTATTGTTCATCCTTACCGGTGTGTCAACGGCCCTTTCATTTGTAGTATTACTTGGAGTGAGTCTTGGGCTTTATAACTGGGGTGTATGGTTAGATGTACCCATAGATCCCTTTTTAAACCTTATACCTCCGTATACAGCACTGTTCGGTTTCTTTGCCTTGGCCATACCTTCAGTTTTTCTAATTCTGTTGGGTTCATCCGTAATAGCCAAGAGAATTATCTTCTCGGCTGCCACCGGTTGGTCTCTATTTGCCCTCTTTGTTGTAAGTGGAATATTAGTTTCTACCAGCATAACTGAAATAGCTTTTGAATTCAAAGAGCGTGGTGAACGTGAAGAGGAAATAGTATATGATTTTGAAGGCAAAACAGCCATCCTGGAATTGAATGAAGTAGGTTTGGACGATTATGATGAAACCAGGTTGACCATTCGTGGCTATGAAGGGGCTAATTATAAATTAGAGCAGACTTTTAGGGCTAGAGGAAGGTCCCGACAAGAGGCCATTGAAAACACCAAAGACGTTACCTACGAAGTGTTGAAAAATGATTCAACTTTAATATTTGATTCAAGTATTCAGTTTGATAGAAAGAGTGTTTTTCATGAGCAAAAATTATCAATGGTGTTATACATACCTTATAACCAGAAGTTTAAGGTAGATGATGACTTAAGACACATCATCAGGAATATTCCATATGTATCAGGCTACAGCATATATGACGGGCAAGACCGTACGCTGATGTTTGATGAAAACGGCACCTTAACATGCCTAGACTGTCCTGAGGAACAGGTAATTCCCATTGAAGAAAGTGGTGCAAAACAGAATACAGTATCGGATAGAGATGATAGCAACTTTGATAAGTTCTACACGTTCTCCAGCTTTAATTCCATCAAAGTAAGTAGTCCTTTCTTAGTAAGAATAGTAAAGTCAGACGCTTATAAAGTGGGAGTTATGGCTCCAGAAAAAGATAAAGAGAAAACTGAGGTTTATGTAGACGAAGGTCAGCTTTATATAGCCTATGAAAAGGATGATAAATTCGATTTGCACGATTTTGATAGAGATGACATCAGAATTACCATTTTCAGCCCTGGTATAGAAAGCCTAGAAGCAAGTAGTGCTGCCAAAATATACATGGAAGGTTTTGAGCAGCCTGAGCTAGCGATAGACTTAAGTGGAGCATCTTTTGCAGAATTTTCTGACATGCATATTCAGGACTTAGATCTGGAACTATCTGGTGCATCTGAGGCTCAAATAAGTGGTAATGGTGACAACCTTTCTGCAGAACTTAAAGGTGCATCTCATCTTAATGCTGACAACTACGAACTAAAAACTGCTGACGTGGTAGCTAAAGGAGCTTCTTCTGCTAAGGTTTTTGTAACTCAGCAACTAAAAAAAGAAGAAAATTTTGCCAGTAAAGTAAAATATAAAGGTGATCCTGAAGTTATAGAAGAGTAA
- a CDS encoding PadR family transcriptional regulator translates to MRKGILEYCIMHIISRGEVYASDMLEELTTAKIMVVEGTLYPLLTRLRKAGLVEYKWVESNSGPPRKYYTLTEQGSSFLDSLDTTWQDLVKSTQLITSKKKEENSEENNDDNNNTTQD, encoded by the coding sequence ATGCGCAAAGGTATCCTAGAATACTGCATCATGCACATTATCTCCAGGGGTGAAGTTTATGCCTCCGACATGCTGGAAGAACTCACCACTGCAAAAATCATGGTTGTGGAAGGCACGCTTTATCCCCTGCTTACACGACTCCGCAAAGCTGGTTTGGTAGAATACAAATGGGTTGAATCAAACTCAGGCCCTCCTCGTAAATATTATACACTTACAGAGCAGGGATCATCTTTTCTTGATAGCTTAGATACTACATGGCAGGATTTGGTCAAGTCCACCCAACTGATTACATCTAAGAAAAAAGAGGAGAACTCTGAAGAAAACAACGACGATAACAACAACACAACTCAAGATTAA
- a CDS encoding S41 family peptidase, with protein MKDYKTYLLRTLFVFGVLFTLSSCGDDDPENPYLEINNWIYNVMDEAYLWTDQIPSSPDNSLEPTEFFESLLYSGDRFSVIYEDWEELQNQLNGVTKEAGYEFQLLQRSSTDVVMLIVYVKPNSPASQAGFKRGDLISKVNGSTITLDNYRTLVPEVYENHTATYERYNEGLGGYEVKGNVNLNVVVYEENPNFMDSVYTIDNRKIGYYIYNFFSPGSNKAYDDEMDAIFSKFKSEGIQDLILDLRYNGGGSVSSAVNLASLIAPDVDTDDIFYSSSYNDLYQNYFESQPDADAILNTRFKSKSDNIGSLIGNNLYVLVSGHTASASELIINGLDPYMNVTIIGETTVGKNVASTLIEDDEDPDNNYGLLPIISRIENSQGFSDYENGFTPLGDNNIDEFDDILIPLGNVDETLFARALELIGAGSTNGRIGASRRVLANFSIMSKSSIDRKVTTNRMIVPAIK; from the coding sequence ATGAAAGATTATAAAACATACCTTTTAAGAACTCTATTTGTATTTGGAGTACTCTTTACCTTATCATCTTGCGGGGATGATGATCCTGAAAACCCTTATTTAGAGATAAATAACTGGATTTACAATGTAATGGACGAAGCTTACTTATGGACTGATCAAATACCAAGCTCCCCGGACAATAGCTTAGAACCAACAGAATTTTTCGAATCTTTACTTTACTCTGGAGATAGATTTTCGGTGATATATGAAGACTGGGAAGAGCTTCAAAACCAACTGAATGGTGTAACCAAAGAAGCTGGTTATGAATTTCAATTACTGCAACGTAGCTCTACAGATGTAGTAATGTTAATTGTATATGTTAAACCAAATTCACCTGCTTCTCAGGCAGGCTTCAAGAGAGGTGACCTTATCTCGAAAGTTAACGGCTCTACTATAACTTTAGACAACTACAGAACTTTAGTGCCCGAGGTTTATGAAAACCACACCGCTACTTACGAGCGATATAATGAAGGTTTAGGAGGTTATGAGGTTAAGGGTAATGTTAATCTAAACGTAGTAGTTTATGAAGAGAACCCTAACTTTATGGATTCAGTGTATACTATTGATAACAGGAAGATTGGATATTATATATACAATTTCTTCTCTCCGGGAAGCAATAAAGCTTATGATGATGAGATGGATGCCATTTTCAGTAAGTTCAAAAGTGAAGGAATTCAGGATCTAATCTTAGACTTAAGATATAATGGTGGAGGATCTGTTTCTTCGGCAGTTAATCTGGCAAGCTTAATTGCTCCTGACGTAGACACAGATGACATCTTTTACAGCAGCTCGTATAATGATTTATATCAAAACTATTTTGAGAGCCAGCCTGATGCTGACGCCATTCTTAACACCCGCTTTAAAAGCAAAAGTGATAATATAGGTAGCCTAATCGGAAATAACCTATATGTACTTGTCAGTGGACATACTGCTTCTGCTAGCGAGCTGATTATTAACGGATTAGATCCATACATGAATGTAACTATCATTGGTGAAACCACTGTAGGTAAAAATGTAGCTTCTACGCTGATAGAAGATGATGAAGATCCTGACAACAATTATGGATTACTACCTATCATTTCAAGAATAGAGAACAGCCAAGGCTTTTCTGATTATGAAAACGGATTTACCCCACTAGGTGATAATAATATAGACGAATTTGATGATATTCTAATCCCACTAGGTAATGTTGATGAGACATTATTCGCAAGAGCCTTAGAATTAATTGGAGCAGGCAGCACCAATGGCAGAATTGGGGCAAGCCGTAGAGTTCTAGCTAATTTTAGCATAATGAGTAAATCATCTATAGACAGAAAAGTCACTACGAACAGAATGATTGTTCCGGCTATTAAGTAG
- a CDS encoding C25 family cysteine peptidase, producing MIKRLIYMVILVAVSATVQAQNYGNEWIDFNKQYYKIPVAEEGMYRITYADLQSAGFPVNAVDPRRLQLFHRGVEQAIYAPGQGNGVFESGEYIEFYGQKNDGTLDKKLYQPEAAQPHNYYNIYSDTTAYFLTYNLTPVTGKRMSLFSENNIGGLPAQAAHNQTDLNINTNQYSPGRSFNSRDVTQYTYFDYGEGWTGTMIQEGQQVNYSFSSIQNAVTSGAGNPKIEVLLTGRDNVTHVVEIFVGPNTATLRSLGTAQWSQYNSYTFQSDINWTDINSGSLTIQVRCLGFNGTNDRISTAYTKLIYPQTYNIQNANTKKLRLNTVVAGKAYIDLSNVPAAPHLYDITDPDDVRRIGFNTSGSTINAIVDGASSARTIWFNGNDYLTPVLSKVNFTNINAANYDYIIISNQVLRKPVGSVADPIQEYADYRASAEGGGFNPLVVNVDQLYNQFNYGETSALGVYNLMEYLVDNGDPKFLLLVGKGLSPSANFHRNVNGYFNVTKLGITYQIRDLVPSAGEPGADMAFTAGLGSSVYEPAVPVGRIPAVNPVQVLNYLNKVKETEALTYDALWKKKLLHLSGGFTVAELSLFRTYTNGFENIAEDDYLGGNVKTISKETNSSVELINVADEVNDGLNLITFFGHSAPSVTDIDIGFVTDPVLGYNNPGKYPGFLINGCNAGQFYNVNILFGEDWILAADKGAISFIANSSYGFSDRLRKYSDTFYATAYADSVFINKSIGEVQKEVALRYMDGAAETPTNITQIQQMVLLGDPAVRLFAANKPDFEINDDNVYAESFSDEPISAQLDSFAIKAIVRNFGRTTTDSLRVHVTRTLSDNSITEYDSIFPSVHFQDTLIFIIDNQIPNAAGNNQFTVEVDYFNEIDELEESNNIGTLNLFVPLFGTKNLFPVNYGIVSSQPVEIVVQASDLLSEQREYIIELDTSSTFNSPFKKQQIVQAKLLASWQTTLLSDVPANDSTVYYWRSKFSTPLEGESSEWVNSSFTYIKGSPNGWSQSQFPQLQHNLLEGLELNESGKRIEFESNTITAFVKTYGSSSGTGVSDVSLRLNGTEYIINNGYLCRNNTIAAVAFDKNTTVPYLAIGSSKGCGRQPQVINNFRFAELESGNDDLIEYIDNVNDGDSVIFFTIGNPSLASWSANVRSKLEEIGASAADLATLQNGEPMILAGKKGAAPGTATMFTTSATPKNEQELFTDLTVTGVFSSGNMSSTIVGPSVNWQSLQAFISSPDMPATDVNGIDVYGLTLDGNEMLLKSNLPMGVTSLTDINASQYPQLKLVLKTEDNDNLTAAQLVKWEVYYDGVPEGVLLLPDDAGTALEKAEGDSFESTYGFKNISTFSYADSVKVSYSLFNNATRTTTSYEKKIAAPEPGDTTRFNLDIPTLGQVGDNNYNLFVNPYDQPEQYYDNNIFNQSKYIKVIEDNINPLIDVAFDGQYILDGDIVSPTPLISIRLKDENQFLFKSDTSNMNIFLKRPCETCVFERIAFSSNQIEWYPADDKNEFNIEYKPSKLDDGIYTLRVDAEDASGNSSGTEPYQVNFEVINESSITHFYPYPNPFSSKTRFVFTLTGSEIPDQIKIQIMTVSGKVVREITQDELGAIHIGNNISDFSWDGRDEFGDQLANGVYLYRVLINQNGQAMEHRETSADKAFKHGFGKLYILR from the coding sequence ATGATAAAGAGGCTTATTTATATGGTGATTTTAGTTGCTGTGTCTGCTACAGTTCAGGCCCAGAACTATGGTAATGAGTGGATTGATTTTAATAAGCAATACTATAAAATTCCGGTGGCAGAGGAGGGTATGTACCGTATTACATATGCAGATCTGCAAAGTGCAGGTTTTCCGGTAAACGCTGTGGATCCCAGACGCTTGCAACTTTTCCATCGAGGTGTTGAGCAAGCAATCTATGCTCCTGGTCAGGGAAATGGAGTTTTTGAAAGTGGTGAATATATTGAGTTCTACGGACAAAAAAACGATGGAACCCTGGATAAAAAACTTTATCAGCCTGAAGCAGCGCAACCTCATAATTACTATAATATCTATTCTGACACTACCGCTTATTTTCTAACCTACAATCTGACACCTGTCACTGGTAAACGAATGAGCCTTTTCTCAGAGAATAACATCGGAGGTTTACCGGCACAAGCTGCTCATAATCAAACGGATTTAAATATTAACACCAATCAGTATTCTCCAGGTAGAAGTTTCAACTCAAGAGATGTTACTCAATACACTTACTTTGATTATGGTGAAGGGTGGACTGGCACCATGATTCAGGAAGGGCAGCAGGTGAATTATTCCTTTTCATCTATCCAGAATGCTGTAACCTCCGGAGCGGGAAACCCCAAAATAGAAGTGTTGCTCACCGGCAGAGATAATGTAACGCACGTTGTTGAGATCTTCGTAGGTCCGAACACTGCCACTCTGCGCTCATTAGGAACGGCACAATGGTCACAGTATAATTCCTATACTTTTCAGTCAGACATCAACTGGACGGATATTAACTCAGGTTCACTCACCATTCAGGTAAGATGCCTCGGGTTTAATGGAACCAATGACAGAATAAGTACTGCATATACTAAGCTCATTTATCCTCAGACTTATAATATTCAGAATGCTAATACTAAAAAGTTAAGATTAAATACTGTAGTGGCCGGCAAGGCCTATATTGATTTATCTAATGTGCCAGCTGCCCCACATTTATATGACATTACCGACCCTGATGATGTGAGAAGAATAGGCTTCAATACTTCTGGTAGCACCATCAATGCAATTGTAGATGGTGCTTCATCGGCTAGAACAATTTGGTTTAACGGAAATGACTATCTCACACCAGTGTTATCAAAGGTCAATTTTACTAATATCAATGCGGCGAATTATGATTACATCATCATTAGTAATCAGGTTTTGCGCAAGCCTGTAGGCAGTGTTGCGGATCCAATACAGGAATATGCAGATTATCGTGCCTCAGCCGAAGGTGGGGGCTTTAATCCATTGGTGGTCAATGTAGATCAACTTTATAATCAGTTCAATTACGGGGAAACCAGTGCCTTGGGAGTTTATAATCTCATGGAGTATTTAGTAGATAATGGAGATCCTAAATTCCTCCTATTGGTTGGTAAAGGTCTTTCTCCTTCAGCTAATTTCCATAGAAATGTAAATGGCTATTTTAATGTGACCAAGCTGGGTATTACTTACCAGATTAGAGATCTGGTGCCATCAGCAGGTGAGCCGGGAGCGGATATGGCTTTCACGGCAGGTTTAGGCAGCAGTGTTTATGAGCCTGCGGTGCCCGTAGGTAGAATTCCAGCGGTGAACCCGGTGCAAGTCTTGAACTATCTTAATAAGGTGAAGGAGACCGAGGCTTTAACTTATGATGCACTGTGGAAGAAAAAGTTACTTCACCTTAGTGGTGGATTTACGGTGGCAGAGCTTTCGCTATTTAGAACTTATACCAATGGCTTTGAGAATATTGCAGAAGACGATTACCTGGGAGGAAATGTAAAGACTATCAGTAAGGAGACTAACAGCTCTGTGGAGCTTATCAACGTGGCTGATGAGGTGAACGACGGTCTTAACTTGATTACCTTTTTCGGGCATTCGGCCCCTTCTGTTACTGATATTGATATCGGTTTTGTTACAGATCCTGTTTTAGGATATAATAATCCTGGCAAATACCCGGGCTTTCTAATCAATGGATGTAATGCTGGCCAGTTTTATAATGTCAATATTCTATTTGGTGAAGATTGGATTTTAGCGGCTGATAAAGGAGCCATTAGTTTTATTGCTAACAGTTCATATGGCTTTTCGGATAGACTTAGGAAATATTCAGATACCTTCTACGCCACTGCTTATGCAGATTCTGTATTCATCAATAAGTCAATAGGCGAGGTACAGAAAGAAGTGGCTTTACGATATATGGATGGCGCTGCTGAAACGCCCACCAACATCACTCAAATACAGCAAATGGTGCTTTTGGGTGATCCTGCTGTTCGTCTTTTTGCAGCGAATAAACCTGACTTTGAGATCAATGATGATAATGTGTATGCAGAATCATTTTCTGATGAACCGATATCTGCACAATTGGACTCATTCGCTATTAAGGCCATTGTTAGAAACTTTGGCAGAACTACCACTGATTCTTTAAGGGTGCACGTAACACGCACGCTAAGTGATAACTCCATCACAGAATATGATTCTATATTTCCAAGTGTTCATTTTCAGGATACTCTGATTTTCATTATTGATAATCAAATTCCTAATGCGGCTGGCAATAATCAGTTTACGGTGGAGGTAGACTATTTTAATGAGATAGATGAGCTGGAAGAAAGTAATAATATTGGCACTCTAAATCTTTTCGTGCCCCTTTTTGGTACTAAGAACCTCTTCCCGGTTAATTATGGTATAGTGAGTTCGCAGCCTGTAGAGATAGTAGTTCAGGCTAGTGATCTGCTTTCAGAGCAGCGAGAATACATCATAGAATTGGATACCAGCAGCACTTTTAATAGCCCTTTTAAAAAGCAGCAGATTGTGCAGGCAAAGCTATTAGCAAGCTGGCAGACCACATTATTGTCAGATGTCCCTGCTAACGATAGTACGGTGTATTATTGGCGGTCTAAGTTTTCTACACCACTGGAAGGAGAAAGCAGTGAATGGGTGAATAGTAGCTTTACTTATATTAAAGGTAGTCCTAATGGGTGGTCTCAAAGCCAATTTCCTCAGCTACAGCATAATCTATTAGAGGGCCTTGAGCTGAATGAGTCAGGGAAAAGAATAGAGTTTGAAAGCAATACCATTACAGCCTTTGTGAAAACTTATGGTTCAAGCAGCGGAACTGGCGTGAGTGATGTTTCACTTCGCTTAAATGGTACGGAGTATATTATTAACAATGGTTATTTATGTAGAAACAATACTATTGCTGCAGTAGCCTTTGATAAGAATACCACGGTGCCTTATTTAGCTATTGGTAGCAGTAAAGGCTGTGGTCGACAGCCGCAGGTGATTAATAACTTCAGGTTTGCTGAGCTTGAATCAGGCAACGATGATCTGATAGAATATATAGATAATGTAAATGATGGTGACTCGGTGATCTTTTTCACCATTGGTAATCCAAGTCTGGCTTCATGGTCGGCTAATGTACGTAGTAAACTGGAAGAAATAGGTGCCTCTGCGGCGGATTTAGCTACTCTCCAAAATGGCGAGCCGATGATTTTGGCTGGAAAGAAAGGAGCTGCGCCAGGTACTGCTACTATGTTTACCACCTCTGCTACTCCTAAAAATGAGCAGGAACTCTTCACTGACCTTACAGTAACTGGAGTTTTTTCATCCGGAAATATGTCTTCGACCATAGTGGGACCTTCAGTAAACTGGCAGAGCCTTCAGGCATTTATCAGCTCCCCGGATATGCCAGCTACCGATGTGAACGGCATAGATGTTTATGGTCTTACTTTAGATGGAAACGAGATGCTCTTGAAAAGTAATCTACCTATGGGAGTTACTTCATTAACAGATATTAATGCCAGCCAATATCCGCAATTAAAACTGGTGCTTAAAACTGAAGATAATGATAACCTTACTGCTGCCCAGCTGGTGAAGTGGGAGGTATATTATGATGGCGTTCCTGAAGGGGTATTATTACTTCCTGATGACGCAGGAACGGCCTTAGAAAAAGCCGAAGGTGATAGTTTTGAATCTACATATGGATTTAAAAACATATCTACTTTCAGTTATGCAGATTCCGTGAAGGTATCTTATAGCCTTTTTAATAACGCTACCAGAACAACGACCAGCTACGAGAAAAAAATTGCCGCTCCAGAGCCCGGAGACACTACCAGATTTAACCTAGACATTCCCACTTTAGGGCAAGTGGGAGATAATAATTATAACCTGTTTGTCAATCCTTATGATCAGCCGGAGCAGTATTATGACAATAACATTTTTAATCAGTCAAAATACATTAAAGTGATTGAGGATAATATTAATCCACTGATAGACGTAGCCTTCGACGGCCAGTATATTTTAGATGGAGATATAGTATCGCCCACACCACTTATATCCATTAGGTTGAAAGATGAGAATCAGTTTTTATTTAAATCCGATACCAGTAATATGAACATATTCCTGAAAAGGCCTTGTGAAACCTGTGTCTTTGAGCGTATAGCTTTCTCTTCAAATCAAATAGAATGGTATCCTGCTGATGATAAGAATGAGTTTAACATTGAATATAAGCCTTCAAAACTGGATGACGGTATTTATACTTTAAGAGTAGATGCTGAAGATGCTAGTGGAAATAGCTCAGGAACAGAGCCTTATCAAGTGAATTTTGAGGTGATCAACGAATCTTCTATCACGCATTTCTACCCTTATCCGAATCCGTTCTCATCTAAAACCCGATTTGTATTTACTTTGACAGGTAGTGAGATACCCGATCAAATCAAAATTCAGATCATGACTGTGTCTGGTAAAGTGGTGCGTGAGATTACTCAGGATGAGCTAGGAGCCATTCATATTGGTAATAATATATCGGACTTTTCCTGGGATGGAAGAGATGAATTTGGAGATCAGTTAGCTAACGGAGTTTATCTTTACAGGGTGCTGATCAACCAAAATGGTCAGGCCATGGAGCATAGAGAAACTTCTGCTGATAAGGCCTTCAAACATGGCTTCGGAAAGCTCTATATTCTGAGGTAA
- a CDS encoding carboxypeptidase regulatory-like domain-containing protein produces MICCHTPAQVTQGLQGTVYWSEGNMMPGPEKSVQGKKGVEREIYIYKAVKSTDTEREGQLFSAVNSDLAGKIKTDDKGKFVISLPPGKYSVFTKEEDGLFASIFDGEGYINPVVVKSNEVTEITIDINYKAAY; encoded by the coding sequence ATGATTTGCTGTCATACCCCTGCACAAGTAACTCAAGGGTTGCAGGGCACAGTATATTGGAGCGAAGGCAACATGATGCCTGGTCCTGAAAAAAGTGTTCAAGGTAAAAAAGGTGTAGAAAGAGAGATTTACATTTACAAGGCTGTGAAAAGTACTGACACAGAACGCGAAGGGCAGCTGTTTAGCGCTGTAAACTCAGACCTTGCAGGCAAAATAAAAACCGACGATAAAGGAAAGTTCGTTATATCATTACCTCCTGGGAAATACTCGGTATTCACTAAAGAAGAAGACGGTCTATTTGCCAGTATTTTTGATGGTGAGGGCTACATTAATCCTGTGGTTGTAAAGAGCAATGAAGTAACAGAAATCACCATTGATATAAATTATAAAGCTGCTTATTGA
- a CDS encoding DUF4097 family beta strand repeat-containing protein, with amino-acid sequence MKKYITLLILTLGLCKGLRAQDDMVHVVTKTIRKEMPASGISKINIQAEKAHVKVIGWTGSTIELTLKLISKNQSKSQAEADLKYHNYGIDKNQEVYNFSNGFVVNDNRSKIHSSLSAEYTLKMPQNIALSLTNLYGEIDITHMRGGVNASLNFGQINLTDIEGNVRIKTSYGDVFGENLDVSMRCEADKANLKLNHVKGKYQIESSFGKVEVQADKGLTLFIVQSKNTEVELSLPAFETFNYDLKTSYGNILLPSKYEGMIEKSITQKKEFVKSFNSELKVSISTTFNDIKIQPYSTYSTNK; translated from the coding sequence ATGAAAAAATATATCACCCTTCTCATTCTCACCTTAGGCCTGTGTAAAGGCCTTCGGGCTCAGGATGATATGGTACATGTGGTTACCAAAACAATACGAAAAGAAATGCCAGCTAGTGGTATTTCTAAGATAAATATTCAAGCAGAGAAGGCTCATGTTAAGGTTATTGGCTGGACAGGAAGCACTATAGAGCTAACGTTAAAGCTGATATCCAAGAATCAATCAAAAAGCCAGGCCGAAGCCGACTTGAAATATCATAACTATGGAATAGATAAAAACCAAGAGGTTTATAATTTCAGTAACGGCTTTGTAGTGAATGATAACCGATCAAAAATTCATAGCAGCTTATCTGCCGAGTATACTCTGAAGATGCCTCAAAATATAGCGTTATCATTGACTAATCTATATGGTGAAATCGATATTACGCATATGCGTGGAGGAGTAAATGCCAGCCTTAACTTCGGACAAATTAACCTCACAGATATAGAAGGCAATGTGCGAATTAAGACCTCCTATGGTGATGTTTTTGGTGAAAATCTGGATGTAAGTATGCGCTGTGAAGCTGATAAGGCTAATCTGAAGCTAAACCATGTAAAAGGTAAATATCAGATAGAATCAAGCTTTGGTAAGGTTGAGGTGCAAGCTGATAAAGGTCTCACCTTGTTCATAGTGCAGTCAAAAAACACCGAGGTGGAGTTAAGTTTACCTGCCTTCGAAACCTTTAATTATGATCTAAAAACATCTTATGGCAATATCCTTTTGCCATCTAAGTATGAGGGAATGATTGAAAAGAGCATTACTCAAAAGAAAGAATTTGTGAAATCATTTAACTCAGAGTTGAAGGTGAGTATAAGCACCACCTTCAACGACATTAAAATTCAACCTTATTCAACGTATTCAACCAACAAATAA